From Mauremys mutica isolate MM-2020 ecotype Southern chromosome 17, ASM2049712v1, whole genome shotgun sequence, one genomic window encodes:
- the LOC123351698 gene encoding uncharacterized protein LOC123351698, translating into MLSLFSGTQSDRERLVRASQSLLDSLEGCISATQALLGLLNQHLNTSVSLEPVGGSVGVGESLERLLRAAREMHAAAEQTDRHVRKNASRDLYARMASPHTPLQEKGAIVRDFHQATMGIFGSVGGPVVAVLLQNAGLPERLEAALREAEASPVLRLPMDALLRSTEEIARAVSACATPGDPTGETAAEPPENGPVSGAGTVQSLGDHLPDVLTGRRARNALAAAARHLEQELQALAPACKSFQLVAAAAEVYMALISEQQPGMGEGPGQNPAGVAH; encoded by the coding sequence ATGCTCTCCCTGTTCTCCGGCACACAGAGCGACAGAGAGAGGCTCGTGcgcgccagccagtccctgctcgACTCCCTGGAAGGATGCATCTCGGCCACCCAGGCGCTGCTCGGCCTCCTCAACCAGCACCTTAACACCAGCGTGTCCCTGGAACCGGTGGGGGGCAGCGTCGGCGTGGGGGAGAGCCTGGAGCGCCTGCTGCGGGCAGCGCGGGAGATGCACGCCGCGGCGGAGCAGACGGACAGACACGTGCGGAAGAACGCCAGCCGGGACCTGTACGCCCGCAtggcctccccccacaccccgctgcaGGAGAAGGGGGCCATCGTCCGGGACTTCCACCAGGCCACCATGGGGATCTTCGGCAGCGTGGGTGGCCCCGTGGTGGCCGTGCTGCTGCAGAACGCCGGCCTCCCCGAGCGGCTGGAGGCGGCTCTGCGGGAGGCGGAGGCCTCCCCGGTGCTGCGCCTGCCGATGGACGCCCTGCTCCGGAGCACCGAGGAGATCGCCAGGGCTGTTTCCGCTTGTGCCACCCCTGGGGACCCAACTGGGGAAACGGCTGCAGAGCCCCCCGAGAATGGCCCCGTCTCTGGGGCCGGCACGGTGCAAAGTCTGGGTGACCACCTGCCCGATGTCCTCACGGGGCGTCGTGCTAGGAACGCCCTGGCTGCGGCCGCCCGGCACCTGGAGCAGGAGCTCCAGGCGCTGGCACCGGCCTGCAAGTCTTTCCAGTTGGTAGCTGCCGCGGCTGAGGTCTACATGGCCCTGATCTCGGAGCAGCAGCCGGGAATGGGAGAGGGGCCGGGCCAGAATCCTGCCGGCGTCGCCCATTGA